One genomic region from Streptomyces venezuelae encodes:
- a CDS encoding family 16 glycosylhydrolase, whose translation MPSSSPSPEPVFTADFSSPVQWTAGRSWAYPDGGPVNPGDNKLDHLVEDPAYSRSGVFRATRRSDGLWDAGLLTTEGSPQGFQVQAGDSLEARVRLPEETGAWPAIWTWRDGGQEIDVFEYHPDNPDLLELSNRVRGAHRYHRSPSVRPGGWVKLRTEFGARSVVWWLDDVRVFADGRGVGHSWHAYLIVNLSVCAGRYHPGPDADTDEMSYEVRDLRVFRPAR comes from the coding sequence ATGCCATCCTCGTCTCCTTCCCCCGAGCCGGTCTTCACCGCAGACTTCAGCTCACCGGTGCAATGGACCGCCGGCCGCTCGTGGGCATATCCCGACGGCGGCCCGGTCAATCCGGGGGACAACAAACTGGACCACTTGGTGGAGGACCCCGCCTACAGCAGATCGGGGGTCTTCCGGGCGACCCGTCGGAGCGACGGCCTGTGGGACGCCGGTCTGCTGACGACCGAGGGGAGCCCCCAGGGATTCCAGGTACAAGCCGGGGACTCGCTGGAGGCGCGGGTGCGCCTTCCCGAGGAGACCGGGGCCTGGCCCGCGATCTGGACCTGGCGCGACGGAGGGCAGGAGATCGATGTCTTCGAGTACCACCCCGACAACCCCGACCTGCTCGAACTGTCGAACCGCGTACGCGGCGCCCACCGCTACCACCGCTCTCCTTCGGTGCGCCCCGGCGGCTGGGTGAAGCTGCGGACGGAGTTCGGCGCGCGCTCGGTCGTGTGGTGGCTGGACGACGTGAGAGTGTTCGCCGACGGGCGTGGCGTGGGCCACAGCTGGCACGCCTACCTGATCGTCAACCTCTCGGTATGCGCGGGCCGTTACCATCCGGGGCCGGACGCGGACACCGACGAGATGTCGTACGAGGTCCGCGACCTGCGGGTGTTCCGACCGGCCAGGTGA
- a CDS encoding VOC family protein, giving the protein MSYAVTRDSFVSTVQWIGSALGAGFVDGGVHPRFGTRNFILPLSGGTYVEVVTTLDHPAADRAPFGQAVARRAAEGGGWLGWVVSVDDIVPVEARLGRTSTEGHRVRPDGFDLKWKQIGLLELLEDPQLPYFLQWLVPTEERPSADPRTSTAIHGVSIAGNAASIAEFLGEPADHPLDQIDVTWVEDEEPGLVSVEFATAHGPVTI; this is encoded by the coding sequence GTGTCCTATGCGGTGACCCGCGATAGCTTCGTCTCGACCGTCCAGTGGATCGGATCGGCCCTTGGCGCCGGGTTCGTCGACGGAGGCGTGCACCCGCGATTCGGCACCCGCAATTTCATTCTCCCGCTGAGCGGCGGCACCTACGTCGAGGTCGTCACCACGCTCGACCACCCCGCCGCCGACCGCGCACCCTTCGGTCAGGCGGTCGCCCGCCGCGCCGCCGAGGGCGGCGGCTGGCTCGGTTGGGTGGTCTCCGTCGACGACATCGTCCCGGTCGAGGCCCGCCTCGGCCGCACCTCGACCGAGGGCCACCGTGTCCGCCCCGACGGGTTCGACCTGAAGTGGAAGCAGATCGGCCTGCTGGAACTGCTGGAGGACCCGCAACTGCCCTACTTCCTCCAGTGGTTGGTCCCCACCGAGGAGCGCCCGAGCGCGGACCCGCGCACCTCCACCGCCATCCACGGGGTCTCCATCGCCGGCAACGCCGCCTCCATCGCCGAATTCCTCGGCGAACCGGCCGACCACCCCCTCGACCAGATCGACGTCACGTGGGTCGAGGATGAGGAACCGGGTCTGGTCTCGGTCGAGTTCGCCACCGCCCACGGCCCGGTCACGATCTGA
- a CDS encoding oxidoreductase: MLSYDELTQSERELWDAFPEGRRVSLRTTTSDANGHTAGTEWAPEHSVRAAVIAALLLGANDERAGAVSALHLTGARITGLLDLSGAEIGHTLWFEDCLLDEAVRLRGTTTRTVRIRNSRLPGIDAGLARIEGALDLRSTTLEGGSLSLINARVAGELTLTDAMISSPEEWAVFAGGLVMEGAVFAKRLTTRGGFRIPGAQLPGGLFLQGARLENPRGTALAAGHVVASTVDCSQGFTAQGTVRLRGARIEDLLTFEGARLNGDGTALVGTAMHVGDFDFRTAAPPCGAVDLRSAHATWCQDGERSWPKDVLLEGFTYDSIRFGDAASGEGATREDEVADRLAWVRRNPGYAPQPYEQLAGRYRQIGHDGDARRVLLAKQRHRRRTLHPAGRLWGCLLDVTVGYGYRPWLAGVWLLALTLLGTLVFRAHSPSPVKPGEGAPFQPFVYTLDLLIPIGGLGHRTAWYWTDGVSQWLAYVLIAAGWMLTTAVVAGMTRTLNRN; encoded by the coding sequence GTGCTTTCATATGATGAGTTGACCCAGTCGGAGCGGGAGCTGTGGGATGCCTTCCCCGAGGGGCGTCGCGTAAGCCTGCGCACGACCACGTCCGATGCGAACGGGCACACAGCAGGCACCGAATGGGCCCCTGAGCACTCGGTCCGGGCGGCCGTCATCGCCGCACTGCTCCTCGGCGCCAACGACGAGCGGGCCGGTGCCGTCTCCGCCCTGCACCTCACGGGAGCGCGGATCACCGGCCTCCTCGACCTGTCCGGAGCCGAGATCGGCCACACCCTGTGGTTCGAGGACTGTCTGCTGGACGAAGCGGTACGGCTACGGGGGACCACGACCAGGACGGTCAGGATCCGGAACAGCCGGCTCCCGGGAATCGACGCCGGGCTCGCCCGGATCGAGGGCGCGCTGGACCTCAGGAGCACGACGCTCGAAGGCGGCTCCCTCAGCCTCATCAACGCCCGTGTGGCAGGGGAGTTGACCCTGACCGACGCGATGATCTCGAGCCCTGAGGAATGGGCCGTGTTCGCCGGCGGACTCGTCATGGAGGGTGCCGTGTTCGCCAAGCGACTCACCACGAGGGGCGGGTTCCGCATCCCCGGGGCACAACTGCCCGGGGGGCTGTTCCTCCAGGGCGCCCGGCTGGAGAACCCCCGCGGCACCGCGCTCGCCGCGGGCCATGTGGTCGCCTCGACCGTGGACTGCTCGCAGGGGTTCACCGCCCAGGGGACCGTACGACTGCGAGGCGCCCGCATCGAGGACCTGCTGACCTTCGAGGGAGCGCGTCTGAACGGGGACGGCACCGCCCTCGTCGGCACGGCCATGCACGTGGGCGACTTCGACTTCAGGACCGCCGCACCCCCTTGCGGAGCGGTGGATCTCCGCTCCGCGCACGCCACTTGGTGTCAGGACGGCGAGCGGTCCTGGCCGAAGGACGTCCTCCTCGAAGGTTTCACGTACGACTCCATCCGCTTCGGGGACGCGGCATCCGGCGAAGGCGCGACGCGAGAGGACGAGGTCGCGGACCGCCTGGCATGGGTCCGCAGGAATCCCGGCTACGCCCCACAGCCGTACGAGCAACTGGCGGGCAGGTACCGGCAGATCGGCCACGACGGCGACGCGCGCAGGGTTCTCCTCGCGAAACAGCGCCATCGCCGCCGCACGCTGCACCCCGCCGGACGCCTGTGGGGCTGTCTCCTGGACGTCACCGTCGGCTACGGCTACCGGCCATGGCTGGCCGGCGTATGGCTTCTCGCGCTGACCCTGCTCGGCACGCTGGTCTTCAGAGCACACTCCCCCTCTCCCGTGAAGCCGGGGGAAGGAGCCCCCTTCCAGCCCTTCGTCTACACCCTCGACCTGCTCATCCCCATCGGCGGCCTCGGGCACCGCACCGCCTGGTACTGGACAGACGGCGTCAGCCAGTGGCTGGCCTACGTGCTGATCGCCGCGGGCTGGATGCTCACCACGGCCGTCGTCGCGGGGATGACCCGGACCCTGAACAGAAACTAG
- a CDS encoding winged helix-turn-helix transcriptional regulator gives MVTKQFTGSPDEADLRRADSLAREIFSDVANKWALLIIEALGDRTLRFGEVRDEIEGISHKMLTQNLRMLERYGLVERMVHPVVPPRVEYTLTEPGQALRVTIDGLCDWTHRYLGHIEASRHRFDA, from the coding sequence ATGGTGACCAAGCAGTTCACGGGCTCGCCCGACGAAGCAGACCTCAGGCGCGCGGACTCCCTGGCGCGGGAGATCTTCTCGGACGTCGCCAACAAGTGGGCGCTCCTGATCATCGAGGCTCTGGGGGATCGCACCCTGCGCTTCGGTGAGGTGCGGGACGAGATCGAGGGCATCAGCCACAAGATGCTCACCCAGAACCTGCGCATGCTGGAGCGTTACGGTCTGGTCGAGCGGATGGTGCACCCTGTCGTGCCGCCGCGGGTGGAGTACACCCTCACCGAGCCGGGCCAGGCCCTGCGGGTGACGATCGACGGACTGTGCGACTGGACCCACCGGTACCTCGGTCACATCGAGGCGTCCCGCCACCGCTTCGACGCCTGA
- a CDS encoding RidA family protein, with protein sequence MAITLVNPSGLPEVDAYRQVSIATGSKLVFIAGQVAWDVNGVTVGKGDLAAQVEQCYLNVGAALAEVGASFDDVAKLTIYVVDWTPGKMSQLMDGIARAAAKLGVTPVPPGTLLGVAALDIPEHLAEIEAIAVID encoded by the coding sequence ATGGCCATCACCCTGGTGAACCCGAGCGGATTGCCGGAAGTCGACGCCTACCGGCAGGTGTCGATCGCGACCGGCTCGAAGTTGGTCTTCATCGCCGGACAGGTCGCCTGGGACGTCAACGGGGTCACCGTTGGTAAAGGCGACCTCGCCGCCCAGGTCGAGCAGTGCTACCTCAACGTCGGCGCCGCCCTGGCGGAGGTCGGCGCCTCCTTCGACGACGTGGCGAAGCTGACCATTTACGTCGTCGACTGGACGCCCGGCAAAATGTCCCAGCTCATGGACGGGATCGCCCGGGCAGCCGCGAAGCTCGGGGTCACCCCGGTACCGCCGGGCACACTGCTGGGCGTCGCGGCTCTGGACATCCCCGAGCACCTGGCCGAGATCGAAGCCATCGCCGTGATCGACTGA
- a CDS encoding TetR/AcrR family transcriptional regulator C-terminal domain-containing protein, which produces MATGDDRPRGVGPRHAVGTALGPGPRRVAPLPGPGPAPAPRHHARLLRSNGFPMASASHAFSSTDAYVCGFVPTELNQPFDAASGVEDFVGERQEHPFFNVYPHLAELIAEHAMHQDCSYTDEFEYGLDLILDSLESRLAQHEPSGRGR; this is translated from the coding sequence GTGGCGACAGGCGATGACCGACCGCGCGGCGTCGGCCCGCGCCACGCTGTCGGAACAGCCCTGGGCCCTGGGCCTCGTCGAGTCGCGCCGCTCCCCGGGCCCGGCCCTGCTCCGGCACCACGGCACCATGCTCGGCTGCTGCGCAGCAACGGATTCCCGATGGCGTCGGCGTCACACGCCTTCTCCTCGACCGACGCCTACGTCTGCGGCTTTGTGCCGACTGAGCTCAACCAGCCCTTCGACGCCGCCTCCGGAGTCGAAGACTTCGTCGGTGAGAGGCAGGAGCATCCCTTCTTCAACGTCTACCCGCACCTGGCCGAGCTGATTGCCGAGCACGCGATGCATCAGGACTGCTCCTACACCGACGAGTTCGAGTACGGCCTCGACCTCATCCTCGACAGCCTCGAATCACGCCTGGCACAACACGAGCCATCAGGGCGTGGACGATGA
- a CDS encoding alcohol dehydrogenase catalytic domain-containing protein, translating into MARADAARSVIACRHGCRGSGSSIRGEDPVRQGVPQRVDAAVQVIDRDGLAQVCRCNVGEELDVEAMSLYRHLAGKVVAVGASIRDMAPGDEVCGMTGVKPGAHAEYVAVPAKKLAR; encoded by the coding sequence GTGGCGCGGGCCGACGCCGCGCGGTCGGTCATCGCCTGTCGCCACGGCTGCCGGGGCTCTGGCAGCTCCATCCGGGGTGAAGATCCAGTTCGCCAGGGCGTCCCGCAACGTGTCGACGCCGCTGTACAGGTCATCGACCGCGACGGCCTCGCGCAGGTGTGCAGGTGCAACGTCGGCGAGGAACTCGACGTCGAGGCGATGTCGCTCTACCGTCACCTCGCCGGCAAGGTCGTGGCCGTTGGCGCGAGCATCCGTGACATGGCACCGGGTGACGAAGTGTGCGGCATGACCGGAGTGAAACCGGGAGCACATGCCGAGTACGTCGCGGTGCCTGCGAAGAAACTCGCGAGGTAG
- a CDS encoding zinc-binding dehydrogenase, with translation MRRGCCSEARQPCSSCGTRHRWPRQVDTRQRCVRRDRRERGPVGEALRHDRHRCDQHGERRPGDLPGSRTGHRLHLHRLAGFADRFDVVLDAVGNLSIAAGRRLLSPKGVLLAVAGLGGTVRARGNVAAGSTPERVEDFEFLLQLAAEGAFTVVIDQIPSHTFESTKRRDASEDPSRVPV, from the coding sequence ATGCGGCGGGGTTGCTGTTCGGAGGCTCGACAGCCCTGTTCTTCCTGCGGGACAAGGCATCGGTGGCCGCGGCAAGTCGATACCCGTCAGCGGTGCGTCAGGCGCGATCGGCGCGAACGCGGTCCAGTTGGCGAAGCACTTCGGCACGACCGTCACCGGTGTGACCAGCACGGCGAACGCCGGCCTGGTGACCTACCGGGGAGCCGCACGGGTCATCGACTACACCTGCACCGACTGGCCGGCTTCGCCGATCGCTTCGACGTGGTGCTGGACGCCGTCGGCAACCTTTCGATCGCGGCCGGTCGACGCCTGCTGAGCCCCAAAGGCGTGCTGCTGGCCGTCGCGGGCCTGGGCGGCACCGTCCGCGCCCGCGGCAACGTCGCCGCCGGCTCCACGCCCGAGCGTGTCGAGGACTTCGAGTTCCTCCTGCAACTGGCTGCCGAGGGTGCGTTCACGGTGGTGATCGACCAGATTCCTTCCCATACTTTCGAATCCACGAAGAGGCGGGACGCCTCCGAAGATCCGTCCCGCGTCCCCGTGTAG
- a CDS encoding MbtH family protein, whose product MSTNPFDDENGTFHVLVNDEDQHSLWPAFAEVPAGWRVVFGEESRANCLRYVEEHWTDMRPRGLREAMATG is encoded by the coding sequence ATGAGCACCAATCCCTTCGACGACGAGAACGGCACCTTCCACGTCCTGGTCAACGACGAGGACCAGCACTCGCTGTGGCCCGCCTTCGCCGAGGTACCGGCCGGCTGGCGGGTCGTGTTCGGCGAGGAGAGCCGCGCGAACTGCCTGCGGTACGTGGAGGAGCACTGGACGGACATGCGGCCGCGTGGTCTGCGCGAGGCCATGGCCACCGGCTGA